The Oenanthe melanoleuca isolate GR-GAL-2019-014 chromosome 15, OMel1.0, whole genome shotgun sequence genome contains a region encoding:
- the NIPSNAP1 gene encoding protein NipSnap homolog 1 isoform X4, with the protein MAESDDPARRDPAPAGPGTQGKQALRRDTRTPPAMQGWLHKQDSSGLRLWKRRWFVLVDLCLYYYRAASSKCGAASPCPATRSASCPPPPAPPEPPSSSSRLNIPGCGRTAWELRPPRSCTPGSVPCAGGHRPFPAPPVPSPSRHSGNPGMRIFPLSHCPPTPQMRGSGAPQSLHCPTARFPKRRRSPRPDVPPGPGTRRGDRGDPPSPRLQGGARGSPASLALRRSPRRSETSGPISHRPLHPPLLIGCRAPPDPRAPPPSRHPMRRRGGGRGRVGVAGRAKARPGGQSESRCCKPASEGAGPRRGGGARWARAARGPAPVRKMAAGARGGSAALRRLRGGGAGAAPRGARGYSRDAEGSWFRSLFVHKVDPRKDAHSNLLSKKETSNLYKIQFHNVKPECLEAYNKLTEEVLPKLHSDPDYPCDLVGNWNTWYGEQDQAVHLWRFSGGYPALMDCMSKLRQNKEYLDFRKERSRMLLSRRNQLLLEFSFWNEPQPRQGPNIYELRTYKLKPGTMIEWGNNWARAIKYRQENQEAVGGFFSQIGELYVVHHLWAYRDLQSREETRNAAWRKRGWDENVYYTVPLIRTMESRIMIPLKISPLQ; encoded by the exons ATGGCAGAAAGCGACGACCCCGCCCGCCGGGACCCCGCCCCCGCTGGCCCCGGCACCCAG GGGAAGCAGGCGCTGCGGAGGGACACCCGCACCCCCCCCGCCATGCAGGGCTGGTTGCACAAGCAG GACAGCTCGGGGCTGCGGCTCTGGAAGCGCCGCTGGTTTGTGCTGGTGGATCTCTGCCTCTACTACTACCGGG CAGCGAGCAGCAAGTGCGGGGCGGCCTCCCCCTGCCCGGCTACGAGATCCGCATcctgcccgccgccccccgcgccccccgagccccccagTTCCTCTTCACG GCTGAACATCCCGGGATGCGGACGTACTGCCTGGGAGCTGAGACCCCCGAGGAGCTGCACGCCTGGGTCTGTGCCCTGCGCCGGGGGGCATCGCCCCTTCCCGG CTCCCCCCGTTCCCTCTCCCAGCAGACACTCCGGGAACCCCGGGATGCGGATCTTCCCACTCTCCCATTGCCCACCCACTCCCCAGATGAGGGGCTCGGGGGCCCCCCAGTCCCTCCACTGCCCCACAGCGAG GTTCCCGAAGCGCAGGAGGAGCCCCCGGCCGGATGTTCCCCCAGGGCCGGGGACACGCCGGGGGGACCGCGGGGATCCCCCGAGCCCCCGCCTGCAG GGCGGAGCCCGAGGAAGCCCCGCCTCCCTGGCGCTGCGCCGCAGCCCCCGCCGGAGCGAGACATCGGGACCAATCAGCCACCGGCCTCTCCATCCGCCTCTTCTGATTGGCTGCCGAGCGCCGCCGGACCCGCGGGCACCGCCCCCGAGCCGCCATCCAATGAGGCGtcgcggcggcgggcgggggaggGTGGGCGTGGCTGGGCGCGCGAAGGCGCGGCCGGGCGGCCAATCAGAATCACGCTGCTGCAAGCCAGCTTctgagggggcggggccgcgccgggggGGCGGGGCCCGGTGGGCACGCGCcgcgcgcggccccgccccggtGCGGAAGAtggcggcgggagcgcgcggcgggagcgcggcgctgcggcggctgcggggcgggggcgcgggcgcggccccgcggggcgCGCG gggGTACTCCAGGGATGCCGAGGGCAGCTGGTTCCGCTCCCTCTTCGTGCACAAGGTGGATCCACGCAAGGATGCACATTCCAACCTCCTCTCCAAGAAGGAGACCAGCAACCTCTACAAGATCCAGT ttcACAATGTGAAGCCGGAATGCCTGGAAGCCTACAACAAGCTGAC AGAGGAGGTGCTGCCCAAGCTCCACTCGGACCCTGACTACCCCTGTGACCTGGTGGGCAACTGGAACACGTGGTACGGCGAGCAGGACCAGGCAG TGCACCTGTGGCGCTTCTCGGGCGGGTACCCGGCGCTCATGGACTGCATGAGCAAGCTCAGGCAGAACAAG gagTACCTGGATTTCCGCAAGGAGAGGAGCCGGATGCTGCTGTCCCGCAGGaaccagctgctcctggaattCAGCTTCTGGAACGAGCCCCAGCCCCGCCAGGGACCAAACATCTACGAGCTGAGGACCTACAAGCTGAAG CCAGGGACCATGATTGAGTGGGGCAACAACTG ggctcgGGCCATCAAGTACCGCCAGGAGAACCAGGAGGCAGTCGGGGGGTTCTTCTCCCAGATCGGGGAGCTCTACGTGGTGCATCACCTCTGGG CCTACAGGGATCTGCAGTCCCGGGAGGAGACGAGGAATGCAGCCTGGAGGAAGAGGGGCTGGGATGAGAATGTTTATTACACTG TCCCGCTGATCCGGACCATGGAATCTCGGATAATGATTCCCCTGAAGATCTCCCCCCTGCAGTGA
- the NIPSNAP1 gene encoding protein NipSnap homolog 1 isoform X2, which produces MAESDDPARRDPAPAGPGTQPCRPVPRVHAFGKGKQALRRDTRTPPAMQGWLHKQDSSGLRLWKRRWFVLVDLCLYYYRDSSEQQVRGGLPLPGYEIRILPAAPRAPRAPQFLFTAEHPGMRTYCLGAETPEELHAWVCALRRGASPLPGRHSGNPGMRIFPLSHCPPTPQMRGSGAPQSLHCPTARFPKRRRSPRPDVPPGPGTRRGDRGDPPSPRLQGGARGSPASLALRRSPRRSETSGPISHRPLHPPLLIGCRAPPDPRAPPPSRHPMRRRGGGRGRVGVAGRAKARPGGQSESRCCKPASEGAGPRRGGGARWARAARGPAPVRKMAAGARGGSAALRRLRGGGAGAAPRGARGYSRDAEGSWFRSLFVHKVDPRKDAHSNLLSKKETSNLYKIQFHNVKPECLEAYNKLTEEVLPKLHSDPDYPCDLVGNWNTWYGEQDQAVHLWRFSGGYPALMDCMSKLRQNKEYLDFRKERSRMLLSRRNQLLLEFSFWNEPQPRQGPNIYELRTYKLKPGTMIEWGNNWARAIKYRQENQEAVGGFFSQIGELYVVHHLWAYRDLQSREETRNAAWRKRGWDENVYYTVPLIRTMESRIMIPLKISPLQ; this is translated from the exons ATGGCAGAAAGCGACGACCCCGCCCGCCGGGACCCCGCCCCCGCTGGCCCCGGCACCCAG ccctgccgGCCCGTGCCGAGGGTCCACGCCTTTGGGAAGGGGAAGCAGGCGCTGCGGAGGGACACCCGCACCCCCCCCGCCATGCAGGGCTGGTTGCACAAGCAG GACAGCTCGGGGCTGCGGCTCTGGAAGCGCCGCTGGTTTGTGCTGGTGGATCTCTGCCTCTACTACTACCGGG ACAGCAGCGAGCAGCAAGTGCGGGGCGGCCTCCCCCTGCCCGGCTACGAGATCCGCATcctgcccgccgccccccgcgccccccgagccccccagTTCCTCTTCACG GCTGAACATCCCGGGATGCGGACGTACTGCCTGGGAGCTGAGACCCCCGAGGAGCTGCACGCCTGGGTCTGTGCCCTGCGCCGGGGGGCATCGCCCCTTCCCGG CAGACACTCCGGGAACCCCGGGATGCGGATCTTCCCACTCTCCCATTGCCCACCCACTCCCCAGATGAGGGGCTCGGGGGCCCCCCAGTCCCTCCACTGCCCCACAGCGAG GTTCCCGAAGCGCAGGAGGAGCCCCCGGCCGGATGTTCCCCCAGGGCCGGGGACACGCCGGGGGGACCGCGGGGATCCCCCGAGCCCCCGCCTGCAG GGCGGAGCCCGAGGAAGCCCCGCCTCCCTGGCGCTGCGCCGCAGCCCCCGCCGGAGCGAGACATCGGGACCAATCAGCCACCGGCCTCTCCATCCGCCTCTTCTGATTGGCTGCCGAGCGCCGCCGGACCCGCGGGCACCGCCCCCGAGCCGCCATCCAATGAGGCGtcgcggcggcgggcgggggaggGTGGGCGTGGCTGGGCGCGCGAAGGCGCGGCCGGGCGGCCAATCAGAATCACGCTGCTGCAAGCCAGCTTctgagggggcggggccgcgccgggggGGCGGGGCCCGGTGGGCACGCGCcgcgcgcggccccgccccggtGCGGAAGAtggcggcgggagcgcgcggcgggagcgcggcgctgcggcggctgcggggcgggggcgcgggcgcggccccgcggggcgCGCG gggGTACTCCAGGGATGCCGAGGGCAGCTGGTTCCGCTCCCTCTTCGTGCACAAGGTGGATCCACGCAAGGATGCACATTCCAACCTCCTCTCCAAGAAGGAGACCAGCAACCTCTACAAGATCCAGT ttcACAATGTGAAGCCGGAATGCCTGGAAGCCTACAACAAGCTGAC AGAGGAGGTGCTGCCCAAGCTCCACTCGGACCCTGACTACCCCTGTGACCTGGTGGGCAACTGGAACACGTGGTACGGCGAGCAGGACCAGGCAG TGCACCTGTGGCGCTTCTCGGGCGGGTACCCGGCGCTCATGGACTGCATGAGCAAGCTCAGGCAGAACAAG gagTACCTGGATTTCCGCAAGGAGAGGAGCCGGATGCTGCTGTCCCGCAGGaaccagctgctcctggaattCAGCTTCTGGAACGAGCCCCAGCCCCGCCAGGGACCAAACATCTACGAGCTGAGGACCTACAAGCTGAAG CCAGGGACCATGATTGAGTGGGGCAACAACTG ggctcgGGCCATCAAGTACCGCCAGGAGAACCAGGAGGCAGTCGGGGGGTTCTTCTCCCAGATCGGGGAGCTCTACGTGGTGCATCACCTCTGGG CCTACAGGGATCTGCAGTCCCGGGAGGAGACGAGGAATGCAGCCTGGAGGAAGAGGGGCTGGGATGAGAATGTTTATTACACTG TCCCGCTGATCCGGACCATGGAATCTCGGATAATGATTCCCCTGAAGATCTCCCCCCTGCAGTGA
- the NIPSNAP1 gene encoding protein NipSnap homolog 1 isoform X3, whose product MAESDDPARRDPAPAGPGTQPCRPVPRVHAFGKGKQALRRDTRTPPAMQGWLHKQDSSGLRLWKRRWFVLVDLCLYYYRDSSEQQVRGGLPLPGYEIRILPAAPRAPRAPQFLFTAEHPGMRTYCLGAETPEELHAWVCALRRGASPLPGHSGNPGMRIFPLSHCPPTPQMRGSGAPQSLHCPTARFPKRRRSPRPDVPPGPGTRRGDRGDPPSPRLQGGARGSPASLALRRSPRRSETSGPISHRPLHPPLLIGCRAPPDPRAPPPSRHPMRRRGGGRGRVGVAGRAKARPGGQSESRCCKPASEGAGPRRGGGARWARAARGPAPVRKMAAGARGGSAALRRLRGGGAGAAPRGARGYSRDAEGSWFRSLFVHKVDPRKDAHSNLLSKKETSNLYKIQFHNVKPECLEAYNKLTEEVLPKLHSDPDYPCDLVGNWNTWYGEQDQAVHLWRFSGGYPALMDCMSKLRQNKEYLDFRKERSRMLLSRRNQLLLEFSFWNEPQPRQGPNIYELRTYKLKPGTMIEWGNNWARAIKYRQENQEAVGGFFSQIGELYVVHHLWAYRDLQSREETRNAAWRKRGWDENVYYTVPLIRTMESRIMIPLKISPLQ is encoded by the exons ATGGCAGAAAGCGACGACCCCGCCCGCCGGGACCCCGCCCCCGCTGGCCCCGGCACCCAG ccctgccgGCCCGTGCCGAGGGTCCACGCCTTTGGGAAGGGGAAGCAGGCGCTGCGGAGGGACACCCGCACCCCCCCCGCCATGCAGGGCTGGTTGCACAAGCAG GACAGCTCGGGGCTGCGGCTCTGGAAGCGCCGCTGGTTTGTGCTGGTGGATCTCTGCCTCTACTACTACCGGG ACAGCAGCGAGCAGCAAGTGCGGGGCGGCCTCCCCCTGCCCGGCTACGAGATCCGCATcctgcccgccgccccccgcgccccccgagccccccagTTCCTCTTCACG GCTGAACATCCCGGGATGCGGACGTACTGCCTGGGAGCTGAGACCCCCGAGGAGCTGCACGCCTGGGTCTGTGCCCTGCGCCGGGGGGCATCGCCCCTTCCCGG ACACTCCGGGAACCCCGGGATGCGGATCTTCCCACTCTCCCATTGCCCACCCACTCCCCAGATGAGGGGCTCGGGGGCCCCCCAGTCCCTCCACTGCCCCACAGCGAG GTTCCCGAAGCGCAGGAGGAGCCCCCGGCCGGATGTTCCCCCAGGGCCGGGGACACGCCGGGGGGACCGCGGGGATCCCCCGAGCCCCCGCCTGCAG GGCGGAGCCCGAGGAAGCCCCGCCTCCCTGGCGCTGCGCCGCAGCCCCCGCCGGAGCGAGACATCGGGACCAATCAGCCACCGGCCTCTCCATCCGCCTCTTCTGATTGGCTGCCGAGCGCCGCCGGACCCGCGGGCACCGCCCCCGAGCCGCCATCCAATGAGGCGtcgcggcggcgggcgggggaggGTGGGCGTGGCTGGGCGCGCGAAGGCGCGGCCGGGCGGCCAATCAGAATCACGCTGCTGCAAGCCAGCTTctgagggggcggggccgcgccgggggGGCGGGGCCCGGTGGGCACGCGCcgcgcgcggccccgccccggtGCGGAAGAtggcggcgggagcgcgcggcgggagcgcggcgctgcggcggctgcggggcgggggcgcgggcgcggccccgcggggcgCGCG gggGTACTCCAGGGATGCCGAGGGCAGCTGGTTCCGCTCCCTCTTCGTGCACAAGGTGGATCCACGCAAGGATGCACATTCCAACCTCCTCTCCAAGAAGGAGACCAGCAACCTCTACAAGATCCAGT ttcACAATGTGAAGCCGGAATGCCTGGAAGCCTACAACAAGCTGAC AGAGGAGGTGCTGCCCAAGCTCCACTCGGACCCTGACTACCCCTGTGACCTGGTGGGCAACTGGAACACGTGGTACGGCGAGCAGGACCAGGCAG TGCACCTGTGGCGCTTCTCGGGCGGGTACCCGGCGCTCATGGACTGCATGAGCAAGCTCAGGCAGAACAAG gagTACCTGGATTTCCGCAAGGAGAGGAGCCGGATGCTGCTGTCCCGCAGGaaccagctgctcctggaattCAGCTTCTGGAACGAGCCCCAGCCCCGCCAGGGACCAAACATCTACGAGCTGAGGACCTACAAGCTGAAG CCAGGGACCATGATTGAGTGGGGCAACAACTG ggctcgGGCCATCAAGTACCGCCAGGAGAACCAGGAGGCAGTCGGGGGGTTCTTCTCCCAGATCGGGGAGCTCTACGTGGTGCATCACCTCTGGG CCTACAGGGATCTGCAGTCCCGGGAGGAGACGAGGAATGCAGCCTGGAGGAAGAGGGGCTGGGATGAGAATGTTTATTACACTG TCCCGCTGATCCGGACCATGGAATCTCGGATAATGATTCCCCTGAAGATCTCCCCCCTGCAGTGA
- the NIPSNAP1 gene encoding protein NipSnap homolog 1 isoform X1: MAESDDPARRDPAPAGPGTQPCRPVPRVHAFGKGKQALRRDTRTPPAMQGWLHKQDSSGLRLWKRRWFVLVDLCLYYYRAASSKCGAASPCPATRSASCPPPPAPPEPPSSSSRLNIPGCGRTAWELRPPRSCTPGSVPCAGGHRPFPAPPVPSPSRHSGNPGMRIFPLSHCPPTPQMRGSGAPQSLHCPTARFPKRRRSPRPDVPPGPGTRRGDRGDPPSPRLQGGARGSPASLALRRSPRRSETSGPISHRPLHPPLLIGCRAPPDPRAPPPSRHPMRRRGGGRGRVGVAGRAKARPGGQSESRCCKPASEGAGPRRGGGARWARAARGPAPVRKMAAGARGGSAALRRLRGGGAGAAPRGARGYSRDAEGSWFRSLFVHKVDPRKDAHSNLLSKKETSNLYKIQFHNVKPECLEAYNKLTEEVLPKLHSDPDYPCDLVGNWNTWYGEQDQAVHLWRFSGGYPALMDCMSKLRQNKEYLDFRKERSRMLLSRRNQLLLEFSFWNEPQPRQGPNIYELRTYKLKPGTMIEWGNNWARAIKYRQENQEAVGGFFSQIGELYVVHHLWAYRDLQSREETRNAAWRKRGWDENVYYTVPLIRTMESRIMIPLKISPLQ, from the exons ATGGCAGAAAGCGACGACCCCGCCCGCCGGGACCCCGCCCCCGCTGGCCCCGGCACCCAG ccctgccgGCCCGTGCCGAGGGTCCACGCCTTTGGGAAGGGGAAGCAGGCGCTGCGGAGGGACACCCGCACCCCCCCCGCCATGCAGGGCTGGTTGCACAAGCAG GACAGCTCGGGGCTGCGGCTCTGGAAGCGCCGCTGGTTTGTGCTGGTGGATCTCTGCCTCTACTACTACCGGG CAGCGAGCAGCAAGTGCGGGGCGGCCTCCCCCTGCCCGGCTACGAGATCCGCATcctgcccgccgccccccgcgccccccgagccccccagTTCCTCTTCACG GCTGAACATCCCGGGATGCGGACGTACTGCCTGGGAGCTGAGACCCCCGAGGAGCTGCACGCCTGGGTCTGTGCCCTGCGCCGGGGGGCATCGCCCCTTCCCGG CTCCCCCCGTTCCCTCTCCCAGCAGACACTCCGGGAACCCCGGGATGCGGATCTTCCCACTCTCCCATTGCCCACCCACTCCCCAGATGAGGGGCTCGGGGGCCCCCCAGTCCCTCCACTGCCCCACAGCGAG GTTCCCGAAGCGCAGGAGGAGCCCCCGGCCGGATGTTCCCCCAGGGCCGGGGACACGCCGGGGGGACCGCGGGGATCCCCCGAGCCCCCGCCTGCAG GGCGGAGCCCGAGGAAGCCCCGCCTCCCTGGCGCTGCGCCGCAGCCCCCGCCGGAGCGAGACATCGGGACCAATCAGCCACCGGCCTCTCCATCCGCCTCTTCTGATTGGCTGCCGAGCGCCGCCGGACCCGCGGGCACCGCCCCCGAGCCGCCATCCAATGAGGCGtcgcggcggcgggcgggggaggGTGGGCGTGGCTGGGCGCGCGAAGGCGCGGCCGGGCGGCCAATCAGAATCACGCTGCTGCAAGCCAGCTTctgagggggcggggccgcgccgggggGGCGGGGCCCGGTGGGCACGCGCcgcgcgcggccccgccccggtGCGGAAGAtggcggcgggagcgcgcggcgggagcgcggcgctgcggcggctgcggggcgggggcgcgggcgcggccccgcggggcgCGCG gggGTACTCCAGGGATGCCGAGGGCAGCTGGTTCCGCTCCCTCTTCGTGCACAAGGTGGATCCACGCAAGGATGCACATTCCAACCTCCTCTCCAAGAAGGAGACCAGCAACCTCTACAAGATCCAGT ttcACAATGTGAAGCCGGAATGCCTGGAAGCCTACAACAAGCTGAC AGAGGAGGTGCTGCCCAAGCTCCACTCGGACCCTGACTACCCCTGTGACCTGGTGGGCAACTGGAACACGTGGTACGGCGAGCAGGACCAGGCAG TGCACCTGTGGCGCTTCTCGGGCGGGTACCCGGCGCTCATGGACTGCATGAGCAAGCTCAGGCAGAACAAG gagTACCTGGATTTCCGCAAGGAGAGGAGCCGGATGCTGCTGTCCCGCAGGaaccagctgctcctggaattCAGCTTCTGGAACGAGCCCCAGCCCCGCCAGGGACCAAACATCTACGAGCTGAGGACCTACAAGCTGAAG CCAGGGACCATGATTGAGTGGGGCAACAACTG ggctcgGGCCATCAAGTACCGCCAGGAGAACCAGGAGGCAGTCGGGGGGTTCTTCTCCCAGATCGGGGAGCTCTACGTGGTGCATCACCTCTGGG CCTACAGGGATCTGCAGTCCCGGGAGGAGACGAGGAATGCAGCCTGGAGGAAGAGGGGCTGGGATGAGAATGTTTATTACACTG TCCCGCTGATCCGGACCATGGAATCTCGGATAATGATTCCCCTGAAGATCTCCCCCCTGCAGTGA